One Rhea pennata isolate bPtePen1 unplaced genomic scaffold, bPtePen1.pri scaffold_26, whole genome shotgun sequence genomic region harbors:
- the LOC134154340 gene encoding olfactory receptor 14C36-like, producing the protein MSNSSSFNRFLLQAFANTRELQLLHFAFFLGIYLAAFLGNGLIITTIACNHRLHTPMYFFLLNLSILDLGTISTTVPKSMANSLWDTRAISYSGCAAQLFFLVLFIFAEYFLLTAMAYDRYIAICRPLHYGTLMGSRACVKMAAAAWASGFLCAVLHTANTFSIPLCQGNILEQFFCEIAQILKLSCSDTSLREVRLIVVSACLVSGCFVFTVLSYVEIFTAVLRIPSEQGQHKAFSMCLPHLAVVSLFVSTITFAHLKPPSISSPSLDLVMAVLYSVVPPTVNPLFYSMRNKELQDAVRKRIRWVQCREQ; encoded by the coding sequence atgtccaacagcagctccttcaacaGGTTCCTCCTCCAGGCATTTGCCAACacgcgggagctgcagctcctgcactttgCGTTCTTcttgggcatctacctggctgccttcctgggcaatggcctcatcatcacaaCCATAGCCTGCAACCACCGCCTCCACACCCctatgtacttcttcctcctcaacctctccatccttgaccttggcaccatctccaccactgtccccaagtccatggccaattccctgtgggacaccagagccatttcctactcaggatgtgctgcccagctcttttttcttgtccttttcatttttgctgagtattttcttctcactgccatggcctatgaccgctatattgccatctgcagacccTTGCACTATGGGACcctcatgggcagcagagcttgtgtcaaaatggcagcagctgcctgggccagtggttttctctgtgctgtcctgcacactgctaacacattttcaataccactctgccaaggcaacatcctagagcagttcttctgtgaaattgcccagatcctcaagctctcctgctcagacacCAGCCTCAGGGAAGTCAGGCTTATTGTGGTTAGTGCCTGTTTAGtctctgggtgttttgttttcactgtgctgtcctatgtggagatcttcactgctgtgctgaggatcccatCTGAGCAGGGCCaacacaaagccttttccatgtgcctccctcacctggctgtggtctccctcTTTGTCAGCACTATTACGTTTGCCCATCTGAAGCcgccctccatctcctccccatctctggaTCTGGTGATGGCAGTTCTGTACTCTGTTGTGCCTCCAACAGTAAACCCGCTcttctacagcatgaggaacaaggagctgcaagatgcagtgaggaagcgGATCAGGTGGGTACAATGTCGGGAGCAGTAA